In the genome of Opitutales bacterium, one region contains:
- a CDS encoding sigma-54-dependent Fis family transcriptional regulator: MPAQDPSALRVFLLSLEKEPTLMERLREADLRVTLLHPDDIEGISPDSLNDVYVVPFSWFEHPAWSSVRVTLARTCRYYVVLGEQLQTQHIVQATRDGAYDVVVLADTLDRIRESAENAARSQQLWWQLYGGQSSSNDQILIGQSRIMANLREAVHRAGPTVATVLIIGESGTGKERVAQALQTAYGSGPFITLNCAAIPAELMESELFGVEKGAYTGAEKPRKGLVEEASGGTLFLDEIGELSLSLQPKLLRFLETRIARRIGSNQEYKANARIIAATNRGLKAESALGKFRLDLYYRLAEVIIETPPLRDRLEDIPELSRYFIDLAAERLGKNFESLEPELIQTFQSHDWPGNVRELKQTIERLAIQYDGPVMRRGWWQPPERAKEVPEAVSESTAHAISAYPASSNPNFSYNNQAGTVTPAAPLNKKQKWGRARQLIEESGGDLTWVAAQMGIHPTTLYRWRKEGKV, encoded by the coding sequence ATGCCTGCCCAAGATCCATCTGCTTTGCGTGTCTTTCTTCTCAGTCTTGAGAAGGAGCCCACACTGATGGAGCGCCTAAGAGAAGCCGACCTTAGGGTAACCCTGCTCCATCCAGATGACATCGAGGGAATCAGTCCAGACAGTCTAAATGATGTCTATGTGGTCCCTTTTTCTTGGTTTGAACATCCAGCTTGGTCCTCGGTTCGCGTCACGCTTGCCCGCACCTGCCGCTACTACGTCGTGCTGGGTGAACAGCTTCAGACCCAACACATCGTGCAGGCGACAAGAGACGGCGCCTATGATGTCGTCGTGCTGGCTGATACCCTTGATCGGATTCGCGAAAGTGCCGAAAATGCCGCGCGCAGCCAACAGCTCTGGTGGCAACTCTACGGAGGCCAGTCTTCAAGCAATGATCAGATCCTCATTGGGCAGTCGCGCATCATGGCGAATCTTCGTGAAGCGGTTCATCGAGCTGGGCCTACTGTCGCGACAGTGTTAATCATTGGAGAGTCTGGCACGGGTAAGGAACGTGTGGCTCAGGCATTGCAGACTGCTTACGGCAGCGGCCCCTTCATCACTTTAAACTGTGCCGCGATTCCAGCAGAATTGATGGAATCCGAACTCTTTGGCGTCGAAAAGGGCGCATATACCGGTGCAGAAAAACCACGGAAGGGGTTAGTTGAGGAAGCGTCCGGCGGGACTCTTTTCCTCGATGAAATTGGAGAACTCAGTCTCTCCCTGCAACCTAAGCTCCTGCGATTTTTAGAAACCCGCATCGCCCGGCGCATCGGATCAAATCAGGAGTACAAGGCCAATGCTCGCATCATTGCCGCGACCAACCGTGGCCTCAAAGCTGAGTCGGCTTTGGGAAAATTCCGCCTCGATCTCTACTATCGTCTCGCTGAGGTCATTATAGAAACGCCACCGCTCCGAGATCGACTTGAAGACATTCCAGAACTGAGCCGGTATTTTATAGATCTAGCAGCGGAACGTTTAGGTAAAAATTTCGAGTCTCTTGAACCTGAGCTGATACAGACCTTCCAATCACACGACTGGCCCGGAAACGTTCGCGAGCTCAAGCAGACAATTGAGCGCCTGGCGATCCAGTACGATGGGCCTGTAATGCGCCGCGGCTGGTGGCAGCCACCGGAGCGAGCTAAAGAAGTTCCTGAAGCGGTTTCAGAGTCTACAGCACATGCAATCTCGGCCTACCCTGCGTCGAGCAATCCGAATTTCAGTTATAATAACCAAGCCGGAACCGTCACGCCCGCAGCACCCCTCAATAAGAAACAAAAATGGGGACGCGCTCGGCAACTTATTGAGGAGAGTGGCGGCGACTTAACTTGGGTCGCAGCACAAATGGGCATCCATCCGACGACACTCTATCGCTGGAGGAAGGAAGGCAAAGTTTAG
- a CDS encoding efflux RND transporter periplasmic adaptor subunit, with amino-acid sequence MVTASYKPFLSFTVLAGLLVFSACGGDDSSRRARERAPAPVEVVPIENGLIRSMRTYSGSLEAGALFDVAPKVSGRLDSIRVDLGDGVVPGQVLATLEDDEFRQMLAQAEAELRVAEANLQEANNALLTAERSAERSKSLNERGIASDASLDEAQQGLAAGRARQLVAEAQKQRAEAALAEANIRLGYTEIVARWPGDDTRRVVAERFVDAGQLVGSNDPVMQIVDIDTLTAVFFVTERDYRGLAVGQPVDLATDAWPEQVFVGEIARIAPVFRSSSRQARVEVRVGNSDQLLKPGMFVRVTVEIDRAEAATLVPEISLVKREEGEGVFILDSEGTRVLWRSVKVGIREGAVVQVIGEGIDGSVVIVGQQLLEDGVAVSAFNPTSI; translated from the coding sequence ATGGTCACCGCATCCTACAAACCTTTCCTATCTTTTACAGTTTTAGCGGGATTGCTCGTTTTTTCCGCATGCGGCGGAGATGATTCTAGTCGTCGTGCTCGAGAGCGAGCACCGGCGCCGGTCGAGGTGGTGCCAATCGAAAATGGTTTGATTCGCTCTATGCGGACCTACAGCGGTTCACTCGAAGCCGGTGCATTGTTTGATGTGGCACCTAAGGTGTCAGGGCGTCTCGATTCGATCCGCGTTGATCTTGGCGATGGCGTAGTCCCGGGGCAGGTTTTGGCGACCTTGGAAGACGATGAATTTCGCCAGATGCTGGCACAAGCCGAGGCAGAGCTCCGTGTGGCGGAGGCAAATCTACAGGAAGCGAACAATGCTTTACTCACGGCAGAACGCTCCGCCGAGCGTAGCAAGTCGCTCAACGAGCGGGGTATTGCTTCGGACGCATCTTTGGATGAAGCGCAGCAAGGCCTGGCGGCGGGTCGAGCGCGGCAGCTTGTAGCCGAAGCTCAAAAGCAGCGTGCCGAAGCTGCTCTGGCCGAGGCGAATATCCGCCTGGGATATACCGAGATAGTGGCTCGCTGGCCTGGAGACGACACGCGGCGCGTCGTGGCTGAGCGTTTTGTGGATGCAGGGCAGCTTGTGGGTTCGAACGACCCTGTGATGCAGATTGTCGATATCGACACACTCACCGCCGTGTTCTTTGTGACGGAGAGAGATTACCGCGGCCTCGCCGTGGGTCAGCCGGTGGACCTCGCTACGGATGCTTGGCCAGAACAAGTATTCGTCGGGGAGATTGCCCGGATCGCTCCCGTCTTCCGCTCTTCATCGCGCCAAGCTCGCGTAGAGGTGCGCGTGGGTAACAGCGACCAGCTTCTCAAACCTGGGATGTTTGTGCGTGTAACTGTGGAAATCGATCGCGCTGAGGCGGCGACCCTAGTCCCGGAAATTTCTCTGGTTAAGCGCGAAGAGGGCGAGGGCGTATTTATTCTAGATTCTGAGGGAACCCGTGTCCTGTGGCGTTCTGTGAAAGTTGGAATTCGCGAGGGCGCAGTGGTGCAAGTGATCGGCGAGGGTATCGATGGCTCT